One Pseudodesulfovibrio senegalensis DNA segment encodes these proteins:
- a CDS encoding methyl-accepting chemotaxis protein: MKRFKDWGLSSKILILFVGMAAAVLVGMVFYYLPSTTEALMKEKRQALSNTVDVAYTLIEDYAAKARSGAMSEEEAKKTAAEEVGTLRYDEKEYFWINDLVPIMIKHPMKPELDGQNLAGIKDVNNVYLFKEMAQVARNKGEGFVEYVWPKPGASEPQPKLSYVRLYKPWGWVVGSGLYIDDVRDQMNSMRLKILVPTIVLLAIIFTLVLLVVRSIVRPLRQAVDISERMSQGDLSMEVPPSNSDEAGLVLRSMNSMVDRLKQIVAEISQATENVTAGSEELASASMELSQGASTQASAVEEVSASMEEMTSSISQNASNAKTTDGIAVKASADTAQGGEAVRNTVSAMKEIAEKISIVEEIARQTNLLALNAAIEAARAGEHGKGFAVVAAEVRKLAERSGQAAAEISELSSDSMQVAEEAGGLLERIVPDINKTAELVQEIASASDDQNAGAEQVNTGIQDLNKVVQQNASASQEVASTAEELSGQAEQLQETLRFFRLDSATMSMLNRGKKAGARKPSVASPKALGAGKGAAASGKNPNPAGPAGSDSGAAGGGVDLTMDDEDFERF; the protein is encoded by the coding sequence ATGAAACGATTCAAGGATTGGGGGCTGTCATCGAAGATTTTGATCCTGTTCGTAGGAATGGCAGCAGCTGTTCTTGTGGGTATGGTCTTCTATTATCTGCCTTCAACGACAGAGGCGTTGATGAAGGAGAAGCGCCAGGCCCTTTCGAACACGGTGGACGTGGCTTATACTCTGATTGAGGACTATGCCGCAAAGGCCCGCTCCGGTGCCATGAGCGAAGAAGAGGCCAAGAAAACGGCCGCCGAGGAAGTGGGCACGTTGCGCTATGATGAAAAGGAGTATTTCTGGATCAACGACCTTGTGCCGATCATGATCAAGCATCCCATGAAGCCCGAACTCGACGGTCAGAATCTTGCCGGGATCAAGGATGTCAACAATGTATACCTGTTCAAGGAAATGGCACAGGTGGCCCGGAACAAGGGTGAAGGTTTTGTCGAATATGTCTGGCCCAAGCCCGGTGCGTCCGAACCGCAGCCCAAGCTTTCGTACGTGAGACTTTACAAGCCCTGGGGCTGGGTCGTGGGAAGCGGTCTGTATATTGATGATGTGCGAGATCAGATGAATTCCATGCGGCTGAAGATTCTTGTTCCCACCATCGTGTTGCTGGCGATCATTTTCACCCTCGTATTGCTGGTGGTGCGTTCCATTGTTCGACCCTTGCGACAGGCCGTGGATATCTCGGAAAGAATGTCCCAGGGCGATTTGAGCATGGAGGTTCCTCCGAGCAATAGCGACGAGGCTGGGCTTGTGCTCAGATCCATGAATAGCATGGTTGACAGGCTCAAGCAGATTGTTGCCGAAATTTCGCAGGCCACGGAAAACGTGACTGCGGGCAGCGAGGAGTTGGCCTCCGCCTCCATGGAATTATCGCAGGGCGCAAGCACGCAGGCTTCGGCCGTTGAGGAAGTCTCCGCCTCCATGGAGGAGATGACTTCCAGTATCAGCCAGAACGCGAGCAACGCCAAGACCACGGACGGTATTGCGGTCAAGGCTTCTGCAGACACGGCCCAGGGGGGCGAGGCTGTCCGCAATACTGTCTCGGCCATGAAGGAGATTGCCGAAAAGATTTCCATTGTCGAGGAAATTGCGCGGCAGACAAACCTCTTGGCCTTGAACGCGGCCATTGAAGCGGCCCGGGCCGGCGAACATGGCAAGGGTTTTGCCGTTGTGGCCGCCGAGGTTCGCAAATTGGCAGAGCGCTCCGGACAGGCCGCAGCCGAGATCAGCGAGCTTTCCTCGGACAGCATGCAGGTGGCGGAAGAGGCGGGCGGACTGCTGGAACGCATCGTGCCCGACATCAACAAGACCGCCGAGCTTGTTCAGGAGATAGCCTCAGCCAGTGATGACCAGAATGCCGGGGCCGAACAGGTCAATACCGGCATACAGGACCTGAACAAGGTCGTGCAGCAGAATGCCTCGGCCTCGCAGGAAGTGGCCTCCACGGCAGAAGAGCTTTCCGGACAGGCCGAGCAGCTTCAGGAAACGTTGCGGTTCTTCCGTTTGGATTCCGCCACCATGAGTATGTTGAACCGGGGCAAGAAGGCGGGTGCTAGAAAGCCCTCTGTCGCCTCTCCCAAGGCACTGGGCGCAGGCAAGGGGGCAGCCGCTTCCGGGAAGAACCCCAATCCCGCGGGTCCTGCCGGAAGCGATTCCGGCGCAGCCGGCGGTGGTGTTGATTTGACCATGGATGACGAGGACTTCGAACGGTTCTAG
- a CDS encoding adenylosuccinate synthase, whose translation MANIVVFGSQWGDEGKGKIVDMLAEKASAIVRFQGGNNAGHTLVVNGEQCILHLIPSGVLHAGKKCLIGNGVVLDPVVFCEELDKLAERGIDVSPERLMVSKKTHVIMPYHRAMDVARESTKSDAKKIGTTGRGIGPCYEDKMHRCGIRAGDFINKDLLREKIDKALEEKNVLLQHLYDEPAIDAQTVYDEVLPYVDRLVPYLGDVSSAIQDTNEKGGMVLFEGAQGTHLDIDHGTYPFVTSSNTVTANAASGSGCSPRALNRIVAIVKAYTTRVGGGPFASELFDADGDYMQTKGGEFGATTGRKRRCGWLDMVVLRESVRLNGPTELAITKLDVLSGLKELKICVAYKYNGEEILYPPQEQNGMASVEPVYETLPGWDEDITAAKSWDDLPDNARDYLKRIEELSGVPVGLVSVGPDRAQTF comes from the coding sequence ATGGCCAATATTGTTGTTTTCGGGTCCCAATGGGGGGACGAGGGCAAGGGCAAGATCGTTGACATGCTGGCTGAAAAAGCCTCTGCCATCGTTCGTTTTCAGGGCGGCAACAATGCCGGGCATACGCTGGTTGTGAACGGCGAACAGTGCATCCTTCACCTCATCCCGTCCGGCGTGCTGCATGCGGGCAAAAAGTGTCTGATCGGCAACGGCGTGGTGCTTGATCCCGTGGTTTTCTGCGAAGAGCTGGACAAACTGGCCGAGCGCGGTATCGACGTTTCGCCCGAGCGCCTCATGGTCAGCAAGAAGACCCACGTGATCATGCCCTACCATCGGGCAATGGACGTTGCGCGTGAATCCACAAAGTCCGACGCCAAGAAGATCGGCACCACCGGGCGCGGCATCGGCCCTTGCTACGAGGACAAGATGCACCGTTGCGGCATTCGTGCCGGAGATTTCATCAACAAGGACTTGCTGCGCGAAAAGATCGACAAGGCCCTTGAGGAAAAGAACGTTCTGTTGCAGCACCTGTATGACGAACCGGCCATTGACGCCCAGACCGTGTATGACGAGGTCCTGCCGTACGTGGATCGTCTGGTTCCGTATCTTGGCGACGTGTCTTCGGCCATTCAGGACACCAACGAAAAGGGCGGCATGGTCCTTTTTGAAGGTGCACAGGGAACGCATCTGGACATTGACCACGGAACTTATCCGTTCGTGACCTCCAGCAACACCGTGACCGCGAACGCCGCGTCCGGTTCGGGCTGCTCGCCGCGGGCGCTGAACCGCATCGTGGCCATCGTCAAGGCCTACACCACCCGTGTGGGCGGCGGTCCTTTTGCCTCCGAGCTTTTTGACGCGGACGGCGACTACATGCAGACCAAGGGCGGCGAGTTCGGTGCAACCACCGGGCGCAAGCGCCGCTGCGGCTGGCTGGACATGGTCGTGTTGCGTGAATCCGTGCGCCTCAATGGTCCCACGGAACTGGCCATCACCAAGCTGGATGTCCTTTCCGGCCTCAAGGAACTCAAGATCTGCGTGGCCTACAAGTACAATGGCGAGGAGATTTTGTATCCCCCGCAGGAACAGAACGGCATGGCCTCCGTGGAGCCGGTGTACGAAACCCTGCCCGGGTGGGACGAAGACATCACTGCGGCCAAGTCGTGGGACGACCTGCCCGACAATGCGCGTGATTATCTCAAGCGCATCGAGGAGTTGTCCGGCGTGCCCGTGGGTTTGGTTTCCGTTGGTCCCGACCGCGCACAGACGTTTTAG
- a CDS encoding DNA polymerase III subunit delta' encodes MSGVADPIQTLANQQEAVRRLDALAGDPPQSIVVEGGTADERVALALYWAMKLNCRTGNPPCGTCPACRQIVDLAFNDLLFFDGREGLIKVDNVREARPVWGQPPNGDGYRVTIFAEAQQFMTESANALLKSLEEPRPGNVFILAAPQRERLLETLVSRSWVVTMAWPDIRTNSPEINEWTAALTGFWRSGRGWFERTSPKGAVDKDIALQIVLGMQRELRECLRGECASPVARAMSSYGPAGLRRIDLALCQAQEALNTQVPVNPALVLDWIATRMV; translated from the coding sequence GTGTCCGGAGTCGCTGATCCGATTCAGACCCTTGCGAACCAGCAGGAGGCCGTGCGCCGTCTGGACGCGCTGGCCGGTGATCCCCCGCAGAGTATTGTTGTCGAGGGCGGCACTGCCGACGAGCGTGTTGCCCTCGCTCTTTATTGGGCCATGAAGCTTAATTGCCGAACCGGGAATCCGCCGTGTGGCACGTGTCCGGCCTGTCGGCAGATCGTTGATCTGGCTTTCAACGACCTGTTGTTCTTCGATGGGCGGGAAGGGCTGATCAAAGTGGACAATGTCCGTGAGGCCCGACCGGTATGGGGGCAGCCCCCCAACGGCGACGGCTATCGGGTCACCATATTTGCCGAGGCCCAGCAGTTCATGACCGAATCGGCCAACGCGCTGCTCAAGTCGCTGGAAGAACCGCGCCCCGGCAATGTGTTCATTCTGGCCGCACCGCAACGAGAACGGCTGCTGGAAACACTTGTTTCGCGCAGTTGGGTGGTGACAATGGCCTGGCCGGACATCCGAACCAACTCCCCGGAAATCAACGAATGGACAGCCGCCTTGACCGGTTTCTGGCGCAGCGGGCGGGGGTGGTTTGAGCGCACTTCGCCCAAGGGTGCCGTGGACAAGGATATTGCCCTTCAGATTGTTTTGGGCATGCAGCGGGAGTTGCGTGAATGCCTTCGCGGAGAATGTGCATCTCCGGTGGCCAGGGCCATGTCCTCATACGGTCCTGCCGGGTTGCGGCGTATTGATCTTGCCCTGTGTCAGGCGCAGGAGGCTCTCAATACGCAGGTGCCGGTCAACCCTGCCCTCGTGCTGGACTGGATTGCCACCCGTATGGTGTGA
- a CDS encoding acyl-CoA dehydrogenase family protein, with product MYTLRTLPGDDVRQIMWRYADRYDLQMSVQSARGIARTVVAKLVAEGARNTHEWTDQKAELLTAFDQSGLTALFMDPHQGGFIEGPKNLALALAAFELAWVDGGAATCSLATNLALAPIHEKGTPEQRDTYMGQCVPPQPGEDREIRRGAFALTEPLPYIGVDTGVMCGKVRVAEWNDEDPILEVDKRGRFITNMDFANFVTAAVESDDERIKSSCMIILEEEDEGTYDRGAPTLKMVHQLSSTRDPVLKLRVPASRIIGGFEIKDGTIIPKYSHGEIIGSVFHRTRIPVGLMTMAKLISAVEPVIRYHRKRFQGGDAAKEGTPRFDHGIQMNEDALQRLVDVWASGEAGCSLGFAASRLADAFDPIEKAKEKLFEEQGVVGPRKQMMALRKLKDTVQEFVELEHLPESERDAARYQELKDDTLVQFAYMEALAGILNPATKLWCTGVGATVMREAVSLVGGYGITEDCPGFLMQKWTDAQLEATYEGPEAVQRRHMSVTMTSDVFQATVSAWIGQLRRVESDNPGMGAEATASALELWQWTLNHLQNTKDAEGRKLYHNKRQGVTFPMADALGWLLGPYYLILDILELKEKGAMNPVLADGIDDLVAFYMDMANVQAARAAGEAARICTELVYGFANGAPEGVEPFAGLKAKVDAGMAGARLSKDRAGKALSGVMIPEALDYPL from the coding sequence ATGTACACACTGCGTACCCTCCCCGGAGATGATGTCCGGCAGATCATGTGGCGTTATGCGGATCGGTATGATCTGCAAATGTCCGTGCAGTCCGCCCGCGGCATAGCCCGTACCGTGGTTGCCAAGCTCGTGGCCGAAGGCGCACGCAATACGCACGAATGGACGGATCAGAAAGCCGAACTCCTGACCGCGTTCGACCAGTCCGGTCTTACCGCGTTGTTTATGGACCCGCATCAGGGCGGTTTCATCGAAGGCCCCAAGAATCTGGCCCTTGCATTGGCCGCGTTCGAACTGGCTTGGGTTGACGGCGGCGCAGCCACCTGCTCCTTGGCCACCAACCTTGCCCTGGCCCCCATTCACGAAAAGGGTACGCCCGAACAGCGTGATACCTATATGGGCCAGTGCGTGCCTCCCCAGCCGGGCGAAGACAGGGAAATACGTCGCGGCGCGTTTGCGCTGACCGAACCCCTGCCGTACATCGGCGTGGACACGGGCGTCATGTGTGGCAAGGTCCGCGTTGCCGAGTGGAACGACGAAGATCCCATTCTTGAAGTGGACAAGCGCGGCCGGTTCATCACCAACATGGATTTCGCCAACTTCGTGACCGCCGCAGTGGAGTCCGACGACGAGCGCATCAAGAGTTCGTGCATGATCATCCTCGAAGAGGAAGACGAAGGCACCTATGATCGCGGCGCGCCGACCCTGAAGATGGTGCACCAGCTTTCCTCCACCCGCGACCCGGTGCTCAAGCTCCGCGTTCCGGCCAGCCGCATTATCGGCGGATTCGAAATCAAGGACGGGACCATTATTCCCAAATACAGCCACGGCGAGATCATCGGGTCCGTATTCCATCGTACTCGTATTCCCGTGGGCCTCATGACCATGGCCAAGCTGATATCCGCAGTGGAGCCGGTCATCCGGTACCACCGCAAGCGCTTTCAGGGCGGCGACGCCGCCAAGGAAGGAACGCCGCGTTTCGACCACGGCATCCAGATGAACGAAGACGCACTGCAGCGCCTGGTGGACGTTTGGGCTTCGGGCGAAGCCGGATGTTCCCTCGGGTTTGCTGCCTCCCGCCTTGCCGATGCCTTTGATCCCATTGAAAAGGCCAAGGAAAAGCTTTTCGAGGAGCAGGGAGTTGTCGGTCCGCGCAAGCAGATGATGGCTCTGCGCAAGCTCAAGGACACGGTGCAGGAGTTTGTGGAATTGGAGCATTTGCCCGAATCCGAGCGCGATGCTGCACGCTATCAGGAGCTCAAGGACGACACGTTGGTCCAGTTCGCCTACATGGAAGCGTTGGCCGGTATCCTTAACCCGGCCACCAAGCTGTGGTGTACGGGCGTGGGCGCAACCGTCATGCGCGAGGCTGTGAGCCTTGTGGGCGGTTACGGGATCACCGAGGATTGTCCGGGATTCCTGATGCAGAAATGGACCGACGCCCAGCTTGAGGCCACCTATGAAGGCCCCGAAGCCGTCCAGCGTCGTCATATGTCCGTGACCATGACCAGCGACGTGTTCCAGGCCACGGTTTCCGCGTGGATCGGCCAGTTGCGCCGGGTGGAATCCGATAATCCGGGCATGGGAGCGGAAGCGACTGCCTCGGCTCTTGAGCTTTGGCAGTGGACCCTGAACCATTTGCAGAACACCAAGGATGCCGAAGGCCGCAAGCTTTATCACAACAAGCGGCAGGGCGTGACCTTCCCCATGGCCGATGCTTTGGGATGGTTGCTCGGACCCTATTACCTGATTCTCGACATTCTCGAACTCAAGGAAAAGGGTGCCATGAATCCGGTGCTGGCCGACGGCATTGATGATCTGGTGGCCTTTTACATGGATATGGCCAATGTTCAGGCTGCCCGTGCAGCCGGTGAGGCCGCACGTATCTGTACCGAGTTGGTCTACGGCTTCGCCAACGGCGCGCCCGAAGGCGTGGAGCCGTTCGCGGGACTCAAGGCCAAGGTGGACGCGGGTATGGCCGGGGCGCGTCTGTCCAAGGACCGCGCAGGCAAGGCCCTGTCTGGAGTCATGATTCCTGAAGCATTGGATTATCCCCTGTAA
- a CDS encoding 4Fe-4S ferredoxin translates to MSDTVQRQEMEADIVCVGFGPATGGFLTTLGRALVNEDGTPLAESKVMPGMPPQVICYERADDIGFGVSGVVTKGRSIKESFPDLDLSQIPMAHEVTEERVAYLLDPIGASRRSAPVKVADAGLKFVARDHAVELPWIPEFLQKHGGMVLSMGQFNQWVGSQVMGSGLAQIWPGTPVAEPLLNGRAVKGVRLVDQGVDKQGNPDAGYMPGMDVKAALTVVGDGPVGSVGQYLDRELGLPEGKHQREWAVGMKMVVQLPEGCELKPGTVLHTLGYPEPEIFGFMYVYPDMSASLGIFVPSWFDNPVRTAYRYMQHWMMHPYLWKHLEGGTLRSWGAKSLQESGLQGEPFLAGDGFARIGEGSGSTNVLTGSGVDEAWATGVQLAEAVIELMRERRPYTRENLESAYVQRRRESWVGEEAEQAAKARDGFTLGFIPGMLGMALSGLTRGTINMPGRSRKPWERIPRIEEYFKGVVTEQELIQLRKECQAKGASLHDALMDRAGWPEVPLDGKLLVSHQDALLMGGKVVANPGYADHVTFADSYACSVCTEQVCSEICSGQAISVNPEGGAPLFDREKCVHCGACLWNCSKPHPEDDENTNVQFAAGSGGLHSAEN, encoded by the coding sequence ATGAGCGACACCGTGCAACGCCAGGAAATGGAAGCCGACATCGTTTGTGTCGGATTTGGACCGGCAACCGGTGGTTTCTTGACCACCCTTGGCCGTGCTCTTGTGAACGAGGACGGAACCCCGCTGGCCGAGAGCAAGGTCATGCCCGGAATGCCGCCGCAGGTCATCTGCTACGAGCGCGCCGACGACATCGGATTCGGCGTGTCCGGCGTGGTCACCAAGGGCCGTTCCATCAAGGAATCCTTCCCGGATCTCGATCTTTCCCAGATTCCCATGGCCCACGAGGTCACCGAAGAACGCGTGGCCTATTTGCTGGACCCCATCGGTGCGAGCCGTCGCAGCGCCCCGGTCAAGGTGGCGGACGCGGGCCTCAAGTTCGTTGCTCGCGATCATGCCGTGGAATTGCCGTGGATTCCCGAATTTTTGCAGAAACATGGCGGCATGGTCCTTTCCATGGGCCAGTTCAACCAGTGGGTCGGTTCCCAGGTCATGGGTTCGGGTCTTGCTCAGATTTGGCCGGGAACCCCGGTGGCCGAGCCGCTCCTGAACGGGCGCGCTGTCAAGGGCGTTCGTCTGGTGGATCAGGGCGTGGACAAGCAGGGCAATCCTGATGCCGGATACATGCCTGGCATGGATGTGAAGGCCGCCCTGACCGTGGTGGGCGATGGCCCGGTGGGCTCGGTGGGCCAGTATCTGGACCGCGAACTCGGTCTGCCCGAGGGCAAGCACCAGCGCGAATGGGCCGTGGGCATGAAGATGGTGGTGCAGTTGCCCGAGGGCTGTGAACTCAAGCCCGGCACCGTATTGCACACGCTGGGCTATCCCGAGCCTGAAATTTTCGGATTCATGTACGTGTACCCGGACATGTCCGCCTCGCTGGGTATTTTCGTGCCATCGTGGTTCGACAATCCGGTGCGTACGGCCTACCGCTACATGCAGCACTGGATGATGCACCCGTATCTGTGGAAGCACCTTGAGGGCGGCACCCTGCGTTCGTGGGGAGCCAAGTCCCTTCAGGAGTCTGGTTTGCAGGGAGAGCCGTTCCTTGCTGGGGACGGATTCGCGCGTATTGGCGAAGGTTCCGGCTCCACCAACGTGCTGACCGGATCGGGCGTTGACGAGGCATGGGCCACGGGCGTGCAGCTTGCCGAAGCCGTGATCGAACTGATGCGGGAGCGCAGGCCGTATACCCGGGAAAATCTCGAATCCGCTTATGTGCAGCGCCGTCGTGAAAGCTGGGTGGGCGAGGAGGCGGAACAGGCCGCCAAGGCCCGTGACGGCTTTACCTTGGGTTTCATTCCCGGCATGTTGGGCATGGCTCTCTCCGGACTGACGCGCGGCACCATCAATATGCCCGGACGTTCTCGCAAGCCGTGGGAGCGCATTCCGCGTATTGAGGAATATTTCAAGGGCGTTGTCACCGAGCAGGAGTTGATTCAACTGCGCAAGGAATGCCAGGCCAAGGGCGCGAGCCTGCATGACGCGCTCATGGACCGGGCCGGATGGCCGGAAGTTCCGCTGGACGGAAAACTGTTGGTATCGCATCAGGATGCCCTGCTCATGGGGGGCAAGGTGGTAGCCAATCCGGGCTATGCCGATCATGTGACGTTTGCGGATTCCTATGCCTGTTCGGTCTGTACCGAGCAGGTCTGTTCGGAAATCTGTTCCGGGCAGGCCATCAGCGTGAATCCCGAAGGAGGGGCGCCGTTGTTTGACCGGGAAAAATGTGTGCATTGCGGAGCCTGCCTCTGGAATTGCAGCAAGCCGCATCCCGAGGATGATGAGAACACCAACGTGCAGTTCGCCGCCGGGTCGGGCGGTTTGCATTCTGCGGAAAACTAG
- a CDS encoding electron transfer flavoprotein subunit beta/FixA family protein — MSNEFHIVVCGSIVPDPLQTLEPVQGAQGPELKNEMMLPAVLDPWAGHALYEAANLAAKNPGSKVWLVSLGPKAKLQQVMMNIAQKVPFELVCADGSASGFTDSFEVATVLAQSIEGIQGLDKSKLLVFGGWQSASRGSGAVMQMLGELLGISEQFQGVDKLTAGDDGSLEIMERIEGGAYQVSACNGTPAVLGWATGELPEPPNNPQVGMQNMRLVMPALQQAKPADVVQGSSLAFAAVELPQQRRETRVVKDMPVEDMAREIVEWLNS; from the coding sequence ATGAGCAACGAATTCCACATAGTGGTTTGCGGTTCCATTGTCCCGGACCCGTTGCAAACCCTGGAACCCGTTCAGGGAGCACAGGGCCCGGAACTCAAGAACGAAATGATGCTGCCTGCTGTTCTGGACCCGTGGGCCGGACATGCCCTGTACGAGGCCGCCAATCTTGCGGCCAAGAATCCGGGCAGCAAGGTTTGGCTGGTGAGCCTTGGTCCCAAGGCTAAATTGCAGCAGGTGATGATGAATATTGCCCAGAAGGTGCCGTTCGAGCTTGTTTGTGCGGACGGATCGGCCTCCGGGTTCACAGACAGTTTCGAAGTGGCCACGGTTTTGGCCCAGTCCATTGAAGGTATTCAGGGGCTGGATAAATCCAAGCTGTTGGTGTTCGGCGGCTGGCAATCCGCTTCCCGCGGTTCCGGTGCGGTCATGCAGATGCTGGGCGAGTTGCTCGGCATAAGCGAACAGTTTCAGGGTGTGGACAAACTTACGGCCGGCGATGACGGTTCCCTTGAAATCATGGAGCGCATTGAAGGCGGCGCATATCAGGTTTCGGCCTGCAACGGCACGCCCGCCGTGTTGGGTTGGGCCACCGGCGAACTGCCCGAGCCGCCCAACAACCCGCAGGTGGGCATGCAGAACATGCGTCTGGTCATGCCGGCGCTGCAGCAGGCCAAGCCTGCGGACGTGGTGCAGGGGTCCTCGCTGGCTTTCGCTGCTGTGGAATTGCCGCAGCAACGCCGCGAAACCCGCGTGGTCAAGGACATGCCGGTCGAAGACATGGCCCGTGAAATCGTAGAATGGCTCAACAGCTAG
- a CDS encoding electron transfer flavoprotein subunit alpha/FixB family protein: protein MSTILYLAHTEADGTLAKISREALTAAHQLAAGMGAELAVGLVGEDVGAAAESVAGCKARFLGVSGDAFSQGRYASDLAAAEALFKAVNPDMVVAPASFRFSRAIPGLAVRVQGRVDTHLTGLEAKDGKPVAKRWFYRQRMVGEFSRDERPWIVTVDAGCFEAFEESGSADVELVQVSLPEMRTTVTGIQAPDADEQTIRPDAKTLLVAGAGWTKKQADGQSHVDVAEEVLMQFLGATKASLGSSKSLVDISGEGQAVISFLTHLHQVGQTGSTPRHAKGLATCCHGEEPHVVGWRFINERRAINTDASCGWAQGKADVLYVADAFELMKKVNELL from the coding sequence ATGAGTACGATATTGTATCTGGCGCATACGGAAGCTGACGGAACGCTGGCCAAGATTTCCCGCGAAGCCCTGACCGCAGCCCACCAGCTTGCCGCTGGAATGGGTGCGGAACTGGCCGTGGGGCTTGTAGGCGAGGACGTGGGAGCTGCTGCGGAATCCGTGGCAGGCTGCAAAGCCCGTTTTCTGGGCGTTTCCGGCGATGCGTTTTCTCAAGGCCGCTATGCTTCAGACCTGGCTGCGGCCGAGGCGCTGTTCAAGGCGGTGAATCCCGATATGGTGGTTGCCCCGGCGTCGTTCCGTTTCAGCCGGGCCATTCCCGGACTCGCGGTTCGCGTGCAGGGCAGGGTGGACACTCACCTGACCGGCCTTGAAGCCAAGGACGGGAAACCCGTTGCTAAACGCTGGTTCTACCGTCAGCGCATGGTGGGCGAGTTCTCGCGTGACGAGCGTCCGTGGATCGTGACCGTTGACGCGGGGTGTTTTGAGGCCTTTGAGGAATCCGGAAGCGCTGATGTTGAACTGGTGCAGGTTTCTCTGCCCGAGATGCGTACCACCGTTACCGGAATACAAGCTCCGGACGCGGACGAACAGACCATTCGCCCGGATGCCAAGACCCTGCTTGTCGCTGGCGCAGGCTGGACCAAGAAGCAGGCTGACGGACAGTCCCATGTGGACGTGGCTGAAGAGGTCCTCATGCAGTTCCTCGGAGCTACCAAGGCTTCCCTCGGTTCTTCCAAATCGCTGGTGGATATTTCCGGTGAAGGGCAGGCCGTGATTTCCTTCCTTACGCATCTGCATCAGGTTGGGCAGACCGGCTCGACCCCACGGCATGCCAAGGGCTTGGCTACCTGTTGCCACGGTGAGGAACCGCATGTGGTGGGTTGGCGCTTCATCAACGAACGCCGAGCCATCAATACGGACGCCTCCTGCGGCTGGGCGCAGGGCAAGGCAGATGTCCTGTATGTTGCCGACGCCTTTGAGCTCATGAAGAAGGTCAACGAACTGCTTTGA